The nucleotide sequence TGGCGTGGAAGTGCTACGCTACACGCATCCCGTGCTCGACGATACCGACCCCGATGCGCAACGCCTGCTCGCCGCCGGGGTGCCCCGCGAGATCAGCTTTGGTCACATCGCCCTGCAAGCGGAGGGACAACCCGTGTGGTTCCGCAACATCATGATTCGTCCGTTGGCGGAGTAGGGCGATCGCTCGCGCCGGCTGCCACCACATCTGGTGCCGCCACGACTGTGATCGCTTCGACCAAGGCCGGGTTGTCACTCACCCGCCTCGGCAGGCCGCGGGCGGTCGTGAGATCGCTGATTTCGAGCCGCTTCGTGAGGAGGTAGGGGAACGGTCGCTCCGCGCGCGGCGGACCGATCGGGTCATTGAAAAACGCCATCCCGATCTCGTTGCTCTCGAGACCAGAGTCGTCGACGAACAGGCCCTCGATGCGAATCAACTCCGGCATGGAGCAGGTGTAACCGAAGTCGTGGGTGCCGTCGTTGTTCATATGGAACATGGAGAGATTCCCGCCGAGATCGGCTCGGGGTAGCCAGCGACTGTCGCGGATCAGCAGCTCGCCCTGCCACGTCGATCCATAGTCGGATCGAAAGCTCACCAAGCTGTCACCGTGCAGCGTCGATTCCTCGATGCGCAAGCGACCCCGGCCGATGGCGTTGAGTCCCATGTAACCGAGGGTGGACCGGCGGATGATGTAGTCACCGGACGCGCCCATGTGCACGTCCATCCGGGAAAGCTCACAATCCTCCACCAGAATGTTCTTCATAAAATTGGTGGCGACGACGCCCCACCGCGTGCGGTCGAGAATGTCGTTTGACCGACAGCCCAGCATGCGAAAATTCACCACGAACGACGCGTGATAGCCGTAGCTGCCCATTGGCACCGGCTTCCCAGCCGAGCCGATGGTTTGATACGTCTTGCGGGCGTCGATCGAGCAGTCGCGCAGCGTGATGTTGGCGCACCGCTCCACGCTGAGAAACCCGCGGTAAGGGTGGCCGATATCGGTCTCGCCCACGACCTCGTGCACCAGTCCCACGATCTCGGTGTTGGAACGAGTGATCGCGATGTTGCGGGCCCAATAATTGTAACCCACTTCTTGTCGCATGCGGTTGGCGATGTTGATGAACCGGCCGCCCTGCACGACCAACGGTTCGGGATCGATGGGCCGCGCCTCCACCTGCGTCACCGTATCGTAGTCCCAATCAATCGCGCCCTCGATTGAGCCGTCACGCCGGAGAATGAAAACCTCCTGCTGGGCGGTGCCGTTGTTCTGATTGAGACCGCGGCGAATGAAGATGCGTCGGTCCTCGTTTTCCACCCACACGAGGCAGTCGGTTGCGGGTCTAACATCGAGGCGATCTTGGCCGCGTGTGAGCCGATCGATGGCGAGCGGCACCGGCTGCAGGCGCGACCGCACTTCGAATAGCGACCGCTTGTGGTTCTCGACCGTCTGACTGTCGTCGATGATGAAGCGCGAGGTGGACCAGGTGGTATTGGTCTCAATGACCGCCGTAAGCGCGCGCCGTCCCAGATGGTAGGTTGCGTCGGGATTCGACCGCACGGGCAGACCGTGCGTGTTGGCGTAGGCATGGGCTTCACAAATGGCCGGAAGGTCATCGGTCACGCCATCTCCGACCGCCCCGAACGCCTCGTAGGTGACAGCGTTCGCGGGTGTCTCGGCGACCGCCTCGCTCGCGGTCAGCAGACCCACCGCCAGGCATACCAGCGCGCTGCGCCAACGACCTCCCAACCATTGCTGGGAAAAACGGTTTGATTTGCGCGTGCGTATCGGTCCTGCCGTTACCTGGAGTTGAGAATCACCCATCTCCCCACAGTCGGTAACACCGTCGCATTTTCAAGTCAGGTTGAGATTACCACGGGCGTCCGGTGGGTCCCGGCGTGATGCCAACGTGTCGGCGTGTGCTGACTCACTCGCTGCGCAGTGCGTCCAGTGGATCGACCCGGGTCGCGCGGCGGGCGGGCAAGTAACACGCCACACCGGCCACGATCAGCAAGAGCCCGGCGAGGGCGAGTATGGTGCCCGGCGCCGCGGTGGACAGACGGGGCATGATGCCGTGAAGAAATCGACCCAGAGTCCATGCGCCCACCAGTCCCAGCATCAGGCCGATGACGGTCAGCGTAAGGCCTTGGCGCAGCACCAACCGCAAAACGTTGCGCGGAGACGCTCCCAAGGCCAGCCGCACGCCGAACTCCGCCGTGCGCAGAGTGACGAGATGGGCGATCACGCCGTAGATGCCCACCGCGGCCAATGCCAGACCCAGCAATGCGAACGCCGTCAGCGTTCTGGCCGCGAGCACCAGGTTGTGGTGATTGGCATCGACCGTTTGCGGCACCGTGGCGACGGCGGCGGGAGGCAGGTCGGGCTCGAGGGCGAGAATCGCGCGGCGTAGTGGCTCGATCAACGAGGCCGGTGCCTGACTGCGCACCGCCAGATAGACGAAGCCCCAGGGCTCGTGCACGAGTGCTTTGTAGACGACGAACCGGGTGGATGGATTGCTCAGGTTGGCCGCCGCCTCGACGTCGGGCACCACCCCGATGATTTCGGACCAATACGCGATCCCGCTGTCCATGCTGCCGAGGCGTTGTCCCACGGCGCTTTGATGGGGAAACAGTTGATTGGCCAGTGACTGGTTGATCACGACCACATGCGGATCGGTGCGTTTGATGTCGGGCGCGAAAAGGCGACCCTCGACCAGGGGTAGACCGATGGTGGCAAAGAAGTCCGGCGTGACCATCGCGTGAAATGCACTGGGCAGCACGGCGGAGTCCCCCGGGGTCTGGCCTTCGATCAGCACCTGACGATCAGCACTGTAGCCCTCGACGGGGAGCGACGTGGCAATGGCGATGTTGTCGACACCAGGCAAGGTGCGCAGGTTGATTTCCAATCGCTCGAACAGTTCGCGGCGAGACGCATCGGTCGGGTAAAGGGTGCCGGAGAGTGGCAGCGTGGCGGTCAGCACGCGGTTGAAGTCCCAGCCGACGTCGCGATGGAGAAACTGGGCGAACCCGCGCTGCATCAGGCCGGCCCCGGCCAACAGCACCAACGCGAGCGCGACTTCCCCGACGATCAACGCGTGCCGCAATTGCCGCGTGCCCCGACTGGCGGTGGACCCGCGGGATTGATTTTTAAGTGCGGCGTTGGGGTCGACGCGCGTGGCGATCAAGGCGGGCACGATCCCAAATGCCACGCCCGTCAACGCGGCGACCGCCAGCGTGAGCGCGAGCACCGCGCCGTTCAGGCGAATATCGAGACCGGGCGCACCGTCGATGAGCAATTGGCTTTCGACCACGCGATTGATGCCCTGCGCGATAACGATGCCGAGCAGACCTCCCGCCAATGCCAGCACGATCGACTCGGCCAATTGCTGGGTGATCAAGCGCGCCCGCGACGCGCCCAAGGCGGTGCGAATGGCGAGGTCGCGCAGTCCGGACGTGGCGCGAGCCAACTGCAGGTTGGCGAGATTGGCGCAGGCGATGAGCAACACGAATCCGGCGAGGCTGAGCAGCATCCACGAAATCTGACGCCCGAGCGAATCGGACAACGCCTCCGGCAAAGCCAGCGCCTGGTATCGCAGTCCCGAATACAGGTCAGGGTGGGCCGATTGCTGAGTGTTGGCCACCGCCGCCAGTTCGTGGGCGGCGGCGTGGGCGGTGGCACCGTCGTGCAGTCGCCCCATCAGGGTGAACGTCCGATAGTCGCGCCATTGCTGTTGCTCGGCGGTGAAGTTGATCGGCTGCCACATCGCGGTGCGGCCCCAGAGTTTGTTGAAATCGAAGTGAGCGGGCATCACGCCGATGATGGTCACGTTGCGGCCGTCGAGGCGCAGGGTGCGGCCGAGCACGGCGGCATCGCCCCCGTAGCGTTGTTGCCAAAAGGCGTGGCTGAGCAGAACGACATCGTTGCGCCCCGGCTCGGTCTCGGCGGCGGTGAAGGCACGTCCGAGCATCGGCTGCACGCCAAAGGTTTCGAACATCTCGGCGGAAGCGAGCACCCCGCCCAGGCGTTCCGTGGCGTGGTTGGATTCGGCGACCACGAACTGCGTGCGATTGAAGGTCGTCAGCGCGGCGAAGGCCGTCGATCCGGCGCGAATCTCCTGCACCTCCTCGAAGGAAAATACCTGACGCGGGCCCTGGGGCACGGCACCGGTGAGTTGCACGATGCGGTCGGCTTCCGGAAACGGGGCGCTGCGAAACAGCAAAGCATCGACCACCGAGAACATGGCGGTGTTCACGCCGATGCCGAGGGCGAGGGTCAGCAGGGCCGTGAGCGTGTAGCCGGGGGAAGCGGCGAGCCGACGCAAAGCAAAGCGCAAAGTTTGCATGAGCCGATCAGTCTGCCCGACGCCCCCGCCCGAGCCAACGATGAAAGGGACCGGATAAGCCGACCGCTTCGAGGGTTGAGGTCTTCAGTTGGCGGCCGCTGGGAGCATCGCATGGCCGCGTAACCAATGTTTCGATACAACTTTATTTTTTCGGTTCAGATCAACGTCACCAGACCTTGCTTGAGTCGGTTCAAAACGGAGAGGGCGAAGTCCATATAACCGGGGCCCGGATTGGGGCGGTTGCGCTCCAAGGCGGTGTGCATCAGGGCCCAGCCGATTTCGCGGACCATGCAGACGAACTTCATGTCGTGCAGGGTTTGGAGCTGCGGCTCATTGTAATGGCCAAAGTAACTCTCCAAGAGGATTTCATCGCACCGTCGATCGAAACCGCTGGAGAACGAAACCGTGGCGAGGTCGAACCAGATGTCCCCCAGGCCCGAGAGTTCCCAATCGATGATTTTAAGTTCACCGTCTTGCCCCTCCAACAGGTTGTGGGTGAACGGATCGTTGTGGCAGTAGTGCTGCCGGTAGCCGGGGTCCTTTTTACGCGTAGCCTCAATGCGATCCATCTCGTCCAGAAACCCGGCCAAGTCCGGCGGGCAAGCCAGTCCCAGCTCCGCAATTCCCCGCAGATAGCCCCGGGTCAAGGAAAAGGGCGTGCTGCAGCGTTGGCCGCTATAAGGCAGCTGGTGGATCCGTTTCAGCAGACCCGTGATGCGAGCCAGCGTCCGAGGGTCCCGGGCGCTTTCCACCGAGAGCGTTCCGCCATCGATAAATTCGGTGATCAACACGTCCGACCGTGCGGGCACCTCCAATACTCGGGGAGAGACTCCGTGCTCCGCCGCCAGCATCATCACCGCCACCTCATCCGCGGCGTTGAGCTCAAGGAATCGGTGCTGTTCTCCGTTTATCCGGACAGCATAAGTCTTATCATCGACGAACAACTTGTGGACGACATTGGAGTAGCCGCCGCTGAGACGTTCGTGACGGATGGCCCGGGCGTTCCGCCACGCGGGGATCTGCGGAATAAGGGCTTCAATCTGCACAGGAAGGGTGGAGGGCATACGAAGTGTGATGGCAGGGAACGCGACGCGGTGCGGCCCCGCGGTAGTTCCATGGGACGACCACGAACTGCAACCCTGGATACCATTTCAATACCCATTTCCGCGGTCCGAGGGGAAGGCCGGACCTATTCCACCCGCAATGCCGTGTTGGGATCGATGCGGGCGGCGCGACGGGCGGGCAGGTAGCTGGCCAACAAACCGACAATCAACAACACCACCGAAACCATGACGTAGGCCAACGGGTCCGTCGCCTTCACCTCAAAGAGCAGGCTCGTCATGAAACGGCTGAGGGAAAATGCACCGATCAAACCGAGCACCAACCCGATGCCTGTTTTCCACAGCCCTTGTTTGAGGATGAGTGCCACGATTTGTTCGCGACTCGCTCCGATCGCGCCCCGAATTCCGATCTCCCGCGTGCGCTGGGAAACGTCGTAGGCCAGCACGCCGTAGATGCCCACGGCCGACAGCACCAGCGCCAGGCCGGCAAAACTCACCAGCAACAGCATGATGCCGCGACGGTCGCTGAATGATTGGCTGATGACCCCCGTCATCGGTCCGGCTTCATAGACGGGCAAAGTCGCATCGATCGCGGTTACTTTTTCGCGCAGCAAACCCACCATCTCGGCGGACGGTCGGGCGGTGCGCAGGAACACGCTCAAGGTTCCGAAACCGCCCTGCGCGACGGCGTGGTAAATGTAGGGATTGCCACTGTCTTCTTCGACGCCGTTGTGCCGCACGTTGCCGACCACCCCGATAATCACCGGCCAGTCCTCCTCGTTTTCCGGCGTTCGGCCGAAGGTCACGTGATGCCCCACTGCGCTGCCTTCCGGGTAGTAGCGACGGGCGAAATCTTCATCCACGACCATCACTTGACGGCTTTCCGCGGTGTCCGATTCGTTGAACCAACGCCCTTCGCGCAGCGGGATTTGTAGCGCGGCCAGATAGCCGGGAGACGCCGCAAAGTGAAACGCGCCCGGTTGCGGCGCGCCCGGTGGCACCACGTAGTCACGCACCGAAATCGTATTGATCGCCATGCCGGTCAGAAACGGCGTGGCCGTGGCCAGACCCACCGTCACGCCCGGGATTTCCTGCAAGGACGTGGTGAGTTGCTGGGCAAACCGTTGCGCCCGGTTGTCCTGCTGGTATTCACGCGGCAGGGCGACCCGGGCCGCGACGACCTCCTGGGGATTAAATCCCGGGCTCACCGCGGTCACTTCGGCGAAGCTGCGGATCAGCAGACCCGCCCCGGTCAACAACATGAGGGCAAACGCCATTTGCAACACCACCAGCACGCTGCTCATCGCCCGCACGCCCCGGCCGGTCGAGGCGCCGCGACTTTGGCTTTGGATCGTTTGCACGAGATTACCACCGAGCACATGTGCGATCGGCAGCACGCCGATGACCAACGCCATCACCACGGAGATCAGCGCCGTGTAGCCGAGCACCTGTGAGTCCAAGCCAAACGGCAAGGCATTGGGCAGCAACTGCGCGGTGAAATGGTTGATTGTGCCGAGGGCGGACCATGCCAATCCCAGACCGATGAGCGCGCCGATCCCGGTGAGCAACGCGCCCTCGACCAGCAACTGCCGCGCGATCATGCCGCGACTCGCGCCCAACGCCACCCGGATGGCCAGCTCGCCCTGCCGGGCATTGGACCGCGCCAACATCAAGTTGGCGACATTCACGCAGCCGATCAGCAGCACAAACAGCACGCCGCCCTGCAGCAGATAAAGGGATGCCTTGACCGGCGCGACCCGTTGCGAATGCACGGTCGCGACGGCGATCACATGGCCCGTGCGATCGAGGAAATCACGCAAGCCCGGCGATCCCTCGTCGTAGACCTTTTGCTCCAACGCCGCCACCTGCGAAAACGCCGCGCCCATCGTCGCTGTGTCCGTCAACCGACCGTAGAGCCGCGGGTTGACCCCGTAGCGCGCCATTTGCGTCACCTGATCCGGCGGCCATGACAACGGCGTGACAAATTTGACCTGCGCGTCGAAGGCCTCGAACCGCGGCGGGGCCACGCCGATGATCTCGTAGGTGTCTCCTGAGAGCACCAAGGTGCGCCCCAGCACGGTGGGATCGGCTTGAAATTGCGTGCGCCAAAACGAATGCGTGAGGACCAGCACCTTGTCCGCCGCCGGGACATGATTCTCGGTGCTAAAAAAACGCCCCAGCAACGGCTGCACCGCGAGCACATCGAAAATCTCGGCGGTTGCCGCGGCGTAGTTCAGGCGCGTCACGGCGCCGGCGTCGCCCAAGGTCGATTCGCCCCCGCGCCACAGCGCCAGATTTTCAAACGCCGGCGCGTTCTCCTTGAAGTCGAGATACTGCACGACGTTGCTCGGCAGATTGTCGAGACCCGCCTTGGGGAACGAGTTGTAGACCTCGACGATTTTGGCGGGCTCGCGAAACGGCAGGGGTTCGAGCACGAGCGCATAGAGCATCGAAAAGATCGCGGTGTTCGCGCCGATGCACAACGCGAGCGTCGTCAACGCGGTGGCTGCGAAGCCCTTGTTTTTGGTCAGCATGCGGCCGGCAAACCGGAAGTCACCGCCCAGCCCTCCGAACAGTCGGCCCACGCCGAAACCTTGACCATGGGCATTTCCTGGGCGCGTGGGGTGATCGGCACTCATGGAACCAGAGCCAATACCGTTTCCCCGCAAAGAGCCATCGGAAAGGAGCGTCGCGCACGAGCTGGGAGACCGGTTTCGAAAGCTTCAGCAATCCTGAACGGCAATCGACGGGGGAGGTCGAGTAACGTGCTTAATTAACCGGGTGAGCTGAACTCAAAATTCGGCCTGATCCTATTGCGGTAAACCCTGTTGCTGGGGTTGGCGACCCTGTTGCGGTTAGCTTCACTCCAGCTGCTGGACGCAAACGGTTCGACTGTCTGATCTCACTTTAGTGGACCTCTACCAATCGAGCTCCCGCGTCGAGTTGGGAGAGAATTTCTGGCCAGATTGGTTCAAGCATCGCGAGCAGCGAGGCGGTGCGGCAGTTGCCTACTCTTAGCCACACCACTCGCACCGGCTCCGGTCGCAGCAGCGTTAGCTGCGCAAAGTCCTCATCCTTGGAGATGATCACCATATCTTCCTTGGCCGCGTGCTCCCAGATAGCTTGGTCGGGAGACTGTCCGAGGTCGATCGCGAGCACGTGCAAGGCCAGTTCTCCCTTTTGCTCGATCCAATGCGCCAACGTAGCCGGCAATTGGTTATCGACCAAAAACCGCCTCACGATGCTCTCAACACGACGTGGTCATTCTGGGCGGCGGCAAATTCCAAGCAGGCTCGAATGTCGTCGGTTTCCAAAAACGGATAATCCGCTAAAATTTCGTCCCAGCTCGCTCCGTGCGCGAGTAGCTCCAACACGTCTTTGACGCGCACCCGGTATCCGCGGACGCAAGGCTTTCCGCCGCATTTGCCGGCTTCGACAGTGATGCGTGAGATGAGCGGTGGAGTCGTGAGCATAAGGACAACTGTAGGCATGAGGCCGCTAAAGGGAAGACTGCGCTTGAGATTCAATGGTCCAGTTGGTTTGGGACCGTCCCGAGCTGTCGCCACAAAAATTCGCAAGGATTGCGCCAGCGCTCGCCATGTTAACAAGTAACGATCTGACCCGCTCCGGCAGCCCAAGAACTGCGACCTCTCCACGGCGGTGCCCGAGCGGGCGTAGGGCGTAAGCCCACCGGTAAAGTTCCGGTGCTGTTGCGGCTCTCTCCGGCTACGGCCAAACGTCTGCGCGCCGCCGCCAAGCGATCCAATCTCACTTTGTCAGAAGTGGCCGAGCGGCAACTCACCTCGCTGTGATTCGGGTTCCGCCATCCAAATAGAACAACGGCGGAGTCGTCGCAGGCCGTCTGGGACGAGTCACGGGGCGATCCTTGATTCTAGATGGTGGAGCTTGGGTGGTGCGATATTTCGCTTTGGCTGGTTCCTCCGTTGGCAGCCGGTGGAGGAGTTCGTCTCGCGTGGCGGCGGATGAGGAAGGCTGGCGTTGGGGCTGGTTTTGTCCGTAGGTAGTTTGTGGTGGCTCCGTTGTGGCGGTGCCGCCTTGTTTCGATCTACCCCGTTTTACCCATGTCCTGGCTGTTTATTCCTCGGATTGTTCGACGTCAGCCGGCGTTTGCCGCGGCGGGAATCGGGGTCGTGGCGATGGGGGTCGCGCTGGCTGCGACGGCGGCGAGCTTGATCAATGCTTTGCTTTTTCGGCCGCTGCCGACGTTTGCGGGGGAACAGCTCCATCGGATCGACAGTGGCATCTATGACGGGATCATGACCGCGCCCGATACGCGCGATGTGATCGAGGAACTGGCCCCGCTACCGATCTTCAGTTTCAGTCATTGGAGTGGGGTCGAATACCGTCATGGGCACGGTGGCGGCACGCATCTCGTCGATCTGTGTGAAGTCGAGGGGGATGCGTTTGGAGTGTTGGGCTGGCGTCCGGAGCAGGGCCGCTTGCTGGCGGCGGCGGACTATTTGCCGGGGTCCGAGGCGGTGGCGGTGCTGTCGCACGCGTTTTGGCAGCAACAGTTGGGCGGCGGAGAGGTGCTCGATGAGCTCGTGAATCTCAATGGGGTGCCGTTTCGCGTCGTCGGGGTGTTGCCGGCCGAGTTTGACCGCGTGAAACGCACGCGGGTGCCGGATTTGTGGACCGCTTCGGTGCACGCCTCCGCGCCGTGGCGTTATGACAACCGCAATTTCAACAGCGAGACGGTCGTGGCCCGGATCGCGGATCCGGCTCATCTGCCTGAAACGCGGGTCCGGTTGACGGCGTTGAGCGAGCGGCTGCGGGCCGAGTATCCGGAGACCGACATCAGCATCGGCATGACCCTCAAGCCCGACGCTGCTGCCGCCGCCGAAGAATTGGGCGATCTGGTGGCCAAGAGCTACACCATCGCAGCGCTGATAGCAGGATTGTTGCTCGTGGCCTGTTTTAACGTCGGCAACATGCTGCTCGCCAATGCCTATCGGCGACAGCGGGAGTTTGCGGTGCGTCAGTCGTTCGGAGCCACGCCGGCCCATCTGTTTCGTCTCTTGATTGGCGAGAGTATGAGCATCGCGTTGATCGGCGGCGCGCTCGGCACGGTGGCGGCGTTGGGGCTCACTCACTTGGTGGATCAATTGGAATTTGGTCGCGCGGTGGACGTGGTCTTCGACGGGCGGGCGTTGGGATGGGCTTTGATGGTGACGCTGGTGCTCGGATTGGGCGGCGGACTGGTGCCTGCGTTGCAGATGAGTTTCCGGCCGTTTGGCGAACAACTGCAATCGGGAGCCCGCGGCACGGTGTCCACGCGCGTCGCGCAGGGACTGATCGTCGGTCAGGTCGCATTTTGTGCGGTGTTGCTGACCTGTTGTTTCCTCTTCTTGCAGTCGTTGCGCGCTTCGTTGCGGTGGGACCCGGGCATCGGCACGGAGAATTTGGTCTACGCGGACATCCACTTAAAGAGTGTGCTCGGCGAACGACGGACGACCGTGGTCCGGGAGCTGTTGGAGCGGGCGCGGGCGTTGCCCGGAGTCGAGAGTGCGGGCATGGCACGGGGACGACCGTTGGGCGGCGCGGGCAGCACGCAGATCCGCACGGAGCGTTGGGATCCGGCGGTCGAAGCCGACCATTGCTTTGCCAACAGCACGTTTTCGGTCGATGGTTGGTTCGCGAGTCTCGACGTCCCGTTTGTGGCAGGGCGCGACTTCCGCCTCGATGAGATCGTGTATCCGTTTGCGTATGCCATTATCAACGAGTCGATGCGGGAACGGTTCTGGCCCGACCGCACCAATCACGAAGTGCTCGGGGCCGAGTTTCTGCCGTGGGGCAGCGGGACGAGTGTCCGTATCGTTGGTGTGGTGCGGGATTTTGCGATATCCCCGTGGACGCCGATAAGACCGCTTTGTGCGATTGGGCACTACGAAAACCGCATGGCGTTGCACCTGCGCACGGCGGGTGATCCGCGTTCGGTGCTGGCCGGCTTCGCCGCACTGTTGCGCGATCCGGGCAATGAGTTTGTCGCCGGTGACGTGGAGTTTTTTCCCGATGCGCAGGCTCGCGCGTTTGTCGATGTGGATTCGACGTTGCGGGTGACGGCGACGCTGGCGGGCGCGGCGCTGCTGCTGGCGGCCTGCGGCACGTGGTTCATGACCCGGCAATGGGTGCGATTGCAACGTAAGGAGCTCGGTATCCGTTTGGCGATCGGGGCTACGCCCGAGAGCTTGTTATGGCGCACCGTGCGACGGTCGATCCGGTTGGCCGCCATGGGATTGGTGATGGGCGGCGCCCTGTCGTTTTGGCTCGCGGGTTACCTGCGGGATGTTTTGCCCGGCACGAATGGTGACGCGAGACCGGCTTTCGTTGCGGTGGTTGCCGTCACAGGCTTGGTGAGTCTCATCGCGAGCTATTTGCCCGCCCGACAGGTCATGGGAATCCAGCCGCGCGAAGTCCTCAACGAGGTGTGAGCCGGAGACGGTGCCGGGCCGTAGATTAGAGCCTTTTCGGCTTCCTTTTCCCGATGGTGCTCGGCGATCGGGTTAGGGGATCGGGATGGCGTAGATTTCGACGAGCAGCGTGCCGCCGGTGGTGTCGGTGCTGCCGACGTGGACGGTGTAGGGGCCGGGTTGGAGAGTGACGGTCACGGCGGCGTCTTTGCTGTTCACCGGGAGGTCGAAGGCGCCGACGGCGGCGGAGGTCGCCTCGGTCGTGGCGGCGGTGCCGGAGAGGGCCCAGTCATCGTTGGTGGTGATGAGGGTGGTGTCGGCGTAGATCGTGAGTTGCGGATCGGCGAGGGCGTCGGTGATGCCGAACTCGCTGAGGCTGGG is from Synoicihabitans lomoniglobus and encodes:
- a CDS encoding ABC transporter permease; protein product: MQTLRFALRRLAASPGYTLTALLTLALGIGVNTAMFSVVDALLFRSAPFPEADRIVQLTGAVPQGPRQVFSFEEVQEIRAGSTAFAALTTFNRTQFVVAESNHATERLGGVLASAEMFETFGVQPMLGRAFTAAETEPGRNDVVLLSHAFWQQRYGGDAAVLGRTLRLDGRNVTIIGVMPAHFDFNKLWGRTAMWQPINFTAEQQQWRDYRTFTLMGRLHDGATAHAAAHELAAVANTQQSAHPDLYSGLRYQALALPEALSDSLGRQISWMLLSLAGFVLLIACANLANLQLARATSGLRDLAIRTALGASRARLITQQLAESIVLALAGGLLGIVIAQGINRVVESQLLIDGAPGLDIRLNGAVLALTLAVAALTGVAFGIVPALIATRVDPNAALKNQSRGSTASRGTRQLRHALIVGEVALALVLLAGAGLMQRGFAQFLHRDVGWDFNRVLTATLPLSGTLYPTDASRRELFERLEINLRTLPGVDNIAIATSLPVEGYSADRQVLIEGQTPGDSAVLPSAFHAMVTPDFFATIGLPLVEGRLFAPDIKRTDPHVVVINQSLANQLFPHQSAVGQRLGSMDSGIAYWSEIIGVVPDVEAAANLSNPSTRFVVYKALVHEPWGFVYLAVRSQAPASLIEPLRRAILALEPDLPPAAVATVPQTVDANHHNLVLAARTLTAFALLGLALAAVGIYGVIAHLVTLRTAEFGVRLALGASPRNVLRLVLRQGLTLTVIGLMLGLVGAWTLGRFLHGIMPRLSTAAPGTILALAGLLLIVAGVACYLPARRATRVDPLDALRSE
- a CDS encoding choline/ethanolamine kinase family protein, which encodes MPSTLPVQIEALIPQIPAWRNARAIRHERLSGGYSNVVHKLFVDDKTYAVRINGEQHRFLELNAADEVAVMMLAAEHGVSPRVLEVPARSDVLITEFIDGGTLSVESARDPRTLARITGLLKRIHQLPYSGQRCSTPFSLTRGYLRGIAELGLACPPDLAGFLDEMDRIEATRKKDPGYRQHYCHNDPFTHNLLEGQDGELKIIDWELSGLGDIWFDLATVSFSSGFDRRCDEILLESYFGHYNEPQLQTLHDMKFVCMVREIGWALMHTALERNRPNPGPGYMDFALSVLNRLKQGLVTLI
- a CDS encoding ABC transporter permease; translated protein: MSADHPTRPGNAHGQGFGVGRLFGGLGGDFRFAGRMLTKNKGFAATALTTLALCIGANTAIFSMLYALVLEPLPFREPAKIVEVYNSFPKAGLDNLPSNVVQYLDFKENAPAFENLALWRGGESTLGDAGAVTRLNYAAATAEIFDVLAVQPLLGRFFSTENHVPAADKVLVLTHSFWRTQFQADPTVLGRTLVLSGDTYEIIGVAPPRFEAFDAQVKFVTPLSWPPDQVTQMARYGVNPRLYGRLTDTATMGAAFSQVAALEQKVYDEGSPGLRDFLDRTGHVIAVATVHSQRVAPVKASLYLLQGGVLFVLLIGCVNVANLMLARSNARQGELAIRVALGASRGMIARQLLVEGALLTGIGALIGLGLAWSALGTINHFTAQLLPNALPFGLDSQVLGYTALISVVMALVIGVLPIAHVLGGNLVQTIQSQSRGASTGRGVRAMSSVLVVLQMAFALMLLTGAGLLIRSFAEVTAVSPGFNPQEVVAARVALPREYQQDNRAQRFAQQLTTSLQEIPGVTVGLATATPFLTGMAINTISVRDYVVPPGAPQPGAFHFAASPGYLAALQIPLREGRWFNESDTAESRQVMVVDEDFARRYYPEGSAVGHHVTFGRTPENEEDWPVIIGVVGNVRHNGVEEDSGNPYIYHAVAQGGFGTLSVFLRTARPSAEMVGLLREKVTAIDATLPVYEAGPMTGVISQSFSDRRGIMLLLVSFAGLALVLSAVGIYGVLAYDVSQRTREIGIRGAIGASREQIVALILKQGLWKTGIGLVLGLIGAFSLSRFMTSLLFEVKATDPLAYVMVSVVLLIVGLLASYLPARRAARIDPNTALRVE
- a CDS encoding DUF5615 family PIN-like protein, whose amino-acid sequence is MRRFLVDNQLPATLAHWIEQKGELALHVLAIDLGQSPDQAIWEHAAKEDMVIISKDEDFAQLTLLRPEPVRVVWLRVGNCRTASLLAMLEPIWPEILSQLDAGARLVEVH
- a CDS encoding DUF433 domain-containing protein; the encoded protein is MPTVVLMLTTPPLISRITVEAGKCGGKPCVRGYRVRVKDVLELLAHGASWDEILADYPFLETDDIRACLEFAAAQNDHVVLRAS
- a CDS encoding FtsX-like permease family protein, which gives rise to MSWLFIPRIVRRQPAFAAAGIGVVAMGVALAATAASLINALLFRPLPTFAGEQLHRIDSGIYDGIMTAPDTRDVIEELAPLPIFSFSHWSGVEYRHGHGGGTHLVDLCEVEGDAFGVLGWRPEQGRLLAAADYLPGSEAVAVLSHAFWQQQLGGGEVLDELVNLNGVPFRVVGVLPAEFDRVKRTRVPDLWTASVHASAPWRYDNRNFNSETVVARIADPAHLPETRVRLTALSERLRAEYPETDISIGMTLKPDAAAAAEELGDLVAKSYTIAALIAGLLLVACFNVGNMLLANAYRRQREFAVRQSFGATPAHLFRLLIGESMSIALIGGALGTVAALGLTHLVDQLEFGRAVDVVFDGRALGWALMVTLVLGLGGGLVPALQMSFRPFGEQLQSGARGTVSTRVAQGLIVGQVAFCAVLLTCCFLFLQSLRASLRWDPGIGTENLVYADIHLKSVLGERRTTVVRELLERARALPGVESAGMARGRPLGGAGSTQIRTERWDPAVEADHCFANSTFSVDGWFASLDVPFVAGRDFRLDEIVYPFAYAIINESMRERFWPDRTNHEVLGAEFLPWGSGTSVRIVGVVRDFAISPWTPIRPLCAIGHYENRMALHLRTAGDPRSVLAGFAALLRDPGNEFVAGDVEFFPDAQARAFVDVDSTLRVTATLAGAALLLAACGTWFMTRQWVRLQRKELGIRLAIGATPESLLWRTVRRSIRLAAMGLVMGGALSFWLAGYLRDVLPGTNGDARPAFVAVVAVTGLVSLIASYLPARQVMGIQPREVLNEV